A portion of the Deltaproteobacteria bacterium genome contains these proteins:
- a CDS encoding circularly permuted type 2 ATP-grasp protein, with the protein MAVISRSIIVISIGFACLVGRVPAFARSPEVNEAEAASQSALPRSRVATKKPTESSAAISVGPRGHYDEVFRTARDQNGKKIGIVRPEYQDVVDVASQLSESKVRKTEQATQADFRGDNVLSLVPRVVLDTDYDGILKPGIDQRGRALRAFLQDFHANEGKPTIAEAGIIPQERLDSIVARNVERWAVGRVDPNAISVMYGPDIIRDPNGVFRVVEDNTGFLGGFGDLKLALDSLYRNVPYPELHERDPMDFYRTLLERYRERASPAGGEIVMLMIPPYADNEDPRLGRILKSLGIEVITPFTKSKLEFDDHNKAWLIPAGSSKRKQVGFILLNGEHWWLDMRHEELNKVAIYEYSKLVLEELENIRQTLEREELSAKDRLKSKTASKSRRNVERDLEGLRRIQREYGLGDMTRKQAGRLLNRFMRVLGDRDKLTGLPNTEKLKVALAELNQLQELKEWEYRSYHGLAEAVLTGRVASNYTPGTNFVNDKEFYIYVEDIVRYYLKEEPILRNIETIDPRVMRAGLPAEFDRELAKSIRNNQADWVIKVVDGRGGKGIWVGAKVSGEEFRRGLKAVQGEPGRYKYQRYTALSAISKSIVDIRIHSDLPPSGSLFVSDTAWGRGLPVEGDGKVNLSAQGRETTVVVRSAQKFCESLFVPSVLPSSMVYRRK; encoded by the coding sequence ATGGCGGTAATAAGCCGATCCATTATTGTGATTTCTATTGGCTTCGCCTGTCTGGTGGGCCGGGTTCCTGCCTTTGCGAGGAGCCCCGAAGTTAATGAGGCCGAGGCCGCCTCTCAATCGGCGTTGCCGCGCTCACGTGTTGCGACAAAAAAGCCAACCGAATCATCCGCTGCGATATCGGTTGGTCCTCGGGGGCACTATGATGAAGTTTTTCGGACAGCCCGCGACCAAAATGGGAAAAAAATTGGAATCGTCAGGCCGGAGTATCAAGATGTGGTGGACGTCGCAAGTCAGTTATCGGAATCAAAAGTTCGGAAAACAGAACAGGCCACTCAAGCGGACTTTCGCGGTGACAACGTTTTGAGCCTTGTTCCGCGCGTGGTGTTGGATACCGACTACGACGGAATCTTAAAGCCAGGAATAGATCAACGTGGTCGAGCACTGCGTGCCTTTCTTCAGGATTTTCATGCAAACGAAGGTAAGCCTACAATTGCGGAGGCCGGAATTATTCCGCAGGAAAGGCTCGACAGCATTGTTGCTCGAAACGTGGAGCGTTGGGCTGTCGGTCGGGTGGACCCAAATGCCATTTCTGTCATGTACGGCCCCGACATCATTCGTGATCCCAACGGCGTGTTTAGAGTTGTCGAAGACAACACGGGGTTCCTTGGCGGTTTCGGAGATTTGAAGCTTGCGTTAGATTCGTTGTACAGAAATGTCCCATATCCTGAACTGCACGAACGAGACCCGATGGACTTTTATCGCACTCTGCTTGAGCGCTACAGAGAACGAGCAAGTCCGGCGGGTGGAGAAATCGTCATGTTGATGATTCCCCCATATGCAGACAATGAAGACCCAAGGCTTGGCAGAATTCTTAAGTCTTTAGGTATTGAGGTTATAACACCGTTTACGAAATCAAAGCTCGAGTTTGATGATCATAACAAAGCATGGCTAATTCCTGCAGGCAGTTCAAAGCGCAAACAAGTTGGTTTCATTTTGCTTAATGGGGAACATTGGTGGCTGGACATGCGCCACGAGGAACTCAATAAAGTTGCGATTTACGAGTATTCGAAACTTGTTCTTGAGGAACTTGAAAACATCCGCCAAACGCTTGAGAGAGAGGAGTTATCGGCGAAAGACAGATTAAAATCCAAGACAGCAAGTAAGTCTCGCCGAAACGTCGAACGCGATCTCGAGGGATTGCGCCGTATTCAAAGGGAGTATGGCCTTGGGGATATGACAAGAAAACAAGCTGGTCGGTTGTTAAATAGGTTTATGCGCGTGCTTGGGGATCGCGATAAATTGACCGGACTACCGAATACAGAAAAATTGAAAGTGGCATTGGCTGAACTCAATCAATTGCAGGAGTTAAAAGAGTGGGAGTATCGCTCTTATCATGGCCTGGCAGAGGCTGTGCTCACAGGTCGGGTCGCTTCAAACTATACGCCCGGTACCAACTTTGTGAACGACAAAGAATTCTATATCTACGTTGAGGACATCGTTCGCTACTACTTGAAAGAAGAGCCGATACTTCGAAACATTGAAACCATCGACCCTCGAGTCATGCGAGCTGGCCTACCGGCCGAGTTTGACCGCGAGCTCGCCAAATCAATTCGGAATAATCAGGCCGATTGGGTTATTAAGGTGGTCGACGGTCGAGGTGGAAAGGGAATTTGGGTAGGGGCAAAAGTTTCTGGGGAAGAGTTTCGTCGTGGCTTGAAAGCTGTGCAGGGCGAGCCTGGGCGCTACAAGTATCAGCGGTACACTGCTTTGTCAGCGATTTCAAAATCGATTGTTGATATTCGAATACACTCAGATCTTCCTCCATCGGGTTCTCTTTTTGTCAGTGACACTGCGTGGGGCCGTGGACTTCCAGTTGAGGGAGATGGCAAAGTAAATCTGAGTGCGCAAGGTCGAGAAACGACAGTTGTTGTACGCTCTGCTCAGAAGTTCTGCGAATCTCTTTTTGTTCCGTCGGTGCTTCCTTCATCGATGGTCTACCGACGAAAATAA
- a CDS encoding S9 family peptidase translates to MKKFLAFALFLLFLNSGCQLLGKSDDGPSLHASKENPSKNDGAIEFSELEAVDGKRALQWVTERNKESAAVLENGPLFGTLKQEIIEILDAKDRIPSISIRSRGAEIVVENFWQDAKNKKGIFRTQSLEDYRASRDTWETLIDIDTLAAEEKENWVFKGLICAPINRDLCLLLLSRGGGDAVVAREYDLTRKEFVKDGFSLPEAKVRLGWKTDDSLWVGAPHGAETISKSGYPVTVRIWTRGQSLSEAPIVYRGKSEDVAVAAGTYREWTSSGERTLNVITRAVSFFQNEYFVQDARGEWKMLPLPLDTEIEGLAQGRLVLTFKKSTEVFGRKVISGAVYGVNASRLQNGEGVKLETIFEPTARQAFGRVAVTKGKVLISYLDQVQGRLAEVELISPRKSRDRVAKWVMNPVRLPGLKGTVSIGSTRHDEELFTLFYSDFLTPSQMFLAGEGAKLEKLRTTPARFEAKGMKVETRTAISRDGTRVPYFLVLPKAVDRKSGKTPTLIYAYGGFEIPSLPSYLGPLGKVWLEKGGAYVLANIRGGGEFGPSWHQAALREKRQNAFDDLFAVAEDVARLGFTSSAQIGFRGGSNGGLLAGVALTQRPDLFGAIVSQVPLLDMLRFHKLLAGASWVEEYGNPDLPGERSALEKYSPFHNLRATTKYPEAFFTTSTRDDRVHPGHARRMVAKLKQLGHPVLYYENIEGGHAGAATNESRAALMAREYSYLWMKLKK, encoded by the coding sequence ATGAAGAAATTCTTAGCATTTGCGCTGTTCCTTTTGTTTCTGAATTCTGGCTGTCAGCTTTTGGGTAAGTCGGACGACGGCCCAAGCCTGCATGCTTCAAAAGAGAACCCATCTAAAAATGATGGAGCCATTGAATTTTCAGAACTCGAAGCCGTCGATGGCAAGCGCGCACTTCAGTGGGTCACGGAACGAAATAAGGAATCTGCGGCCGTTCTAGAAAATGGCCCGCTCTTCGGAACTTTGAAGCAAGAGATCATTGAAATTCTTGATGCGAAAGATCGGATTCCATCCATCAGCATTCGCTCGCGAGGCGCAGAAATCGTAGTTGAAAATTTTTGGCAAGACGCCAAAAACAAAAAAGGAATTTTTCGAACCCAATCTCTCGAAGACTATCGCGCGAGCCGAGATACTTGGGAGACATTGATCGATATTGATACGCTAGCGGCGGAAGAAAAGGAAAATTGGGTTTTCAAGGGGTTGATCTGTGCCCCGATCAATCGCGATCTATGTCTGTTGCTACTTTCCCGCGGCGGTGGCGATGCAGTCGTCGCTCGTGAGTATGACCTGACACGAAAAGAGTTCGTCAAAGACGGATTTTCTTTGCCGGAAGCCAAGGTCCGGCTTGGCTGGAAAACAGATGACAGTCTTTGGGTCGGGGCGCCGCACGGGGCAGAAACGATTTCGAAGTCGGGCTATCCGGTAACGGTACGAATTTGGACGCGCGGCCAAAGCTTGTCTGAGGCACCGATCGTTTATCGCGGAAAATCCGAAGACGTCGCTGTAGCGGCGGGAACCTATCGTGAATGGACTTCATCTGGTGAAAGAACTTTGAATGTCATCACACGAGCCGTTTCATTTTTCCAAAATGAGTATTTCGTGCAAGATGCTCGCGGCGAATGGAAAATGCTGCCACTCCCATTGGACACAGAAATAGAGGGCTTAGCGCAGGGCCGCTTGGTCCTTACGTTTAAAAAGTCGACCGAAGTGTTTGGGCGAAAGGTGATCAGCGGTGCGGTTTACGGCGTCAATGCAAGTCGTCTGCAGAATGGAGAAGGCGTAAAACTGGAAACCATCTTTGAGCCGACAGCCAGGCAGGCGTTCGGGCGGGTTGCCGTAACCAAAGGAAAGGTATTGATCTCCTACCTCGATCAAGTCCAAGGGCGCCTTGCAGAAGTTGAACTGATAAGTCCTCGGAAATCTAGAGATCGCGTTGCGAAGTGGGTGATGAATCCGGTTCGCTTGCCAGGACTAAAAGGGACCGTGTCGATCGGAAGCACAAGGCACGATGAGGAACTTTTCACTTTGTTCTACTCGGATTTTCTGACGCCTTCTCAAATGTTTCTCGCGGGCGAAGGGGCAAAGTTGGAGAAGCTTCGTACTACCCCGGCTAGGTTTGAGGCAAAGGGGATGAAAGTGGAAACCCGCACAGCGATCAGTCGTGACGGGACACGAGTCCCATATTTTCTCGTTTTGCCTAAGGCCGTCGATCGTAAGTCAGGAAAAACTCCGACTTTAATTTATGCTTATGGCGGATTTGAAATTCCGTCTCTGCCGTCATATCTCGGTCCGCTCGGAAAAGTGTGGCTCGAAAAAGGCGGGGCCTACGTGCTAGCTAATATTCGGGGCGGAGGTGAGTTCGGCCCGAGTTGGCATCAAGCGGCGTTACGCGAGAAACGACAGAACGCGTTCGATGACTTGTTTGCGGTCGCTGAGGATGTGGCCCGTTTAGGATTTACCTCCAGCGCTCAAATCGGATTTCGGGGCGGTTCGAACGGAGGATTGCTGGCTGGAGTTGCTTTGACTCAGCGGCCGGATCTATTCGGTGCGATCGTGAGTCAGGTTCCACTATTAGATATGCTTCGGTTTCATAAACTTCTAGCGGGGGCGTCTTGGGTTGAGGAGTACGGGAATCCTGATCTTCCCGGTGAAAGATCCGCGTTGGAAAAGTACTCTCCATTTCACAACTTGCGGGCCACCACAAAATATCCAGAAGCGTTCTTTACGACGTCGACAAGGGACGATCGAGTACATCCTGGTCACGCTCGGCGAATGGTCGCGAAGCTCAAACAACTCGGTCATCCTGTGTTGTATTATGAAAATATCGAGGGCGGTCATGCCGGCGCAGCGACAAACGAGAGCCGAGCTGCTCTTATGGCACGTGAGTACAGCTATCTGTGGATGAAGCTTAAAAAATAG
- the mutS gene encoding DNA mismatch repair protein MutS: MQQYWDVKAAHPDKIILFRMGDFFEMFHRDAEIAAPVLGIALTSRNKKSQDETPMCGVPHHSVSGSINKLLLAGFKVAICDQLEDPKNAKGIVKRGVTRTLSPGMVFDSETLDARTANYLASWDTDQNLAFLDVSTGEAFFFRAVSAQRRWEFLESLGAVEWVLASPSSEDAEQARRFGKSLTHHPSLDVVSADGEILINSAENSAPVCVRRLISYAVSQLSNGEGPLKGAARQWLATLPPFEERGLESRMVLMNSTIRHLEIFGTYRGEREGSLIHAIDRTKTSGGARLLKSWLQMPLVLPAEVEARLDRVESWLGADRENRELRIRLARVGDLPRRLQKIGQPSRGPRDLVSLAQSLLAGIEAWRDARKSDSTLDSKFPSIDARMEKVALEISRVLVDEPPNYVRQGGAIRLGARADLDELIHLSTDAGRLVLELEGRERELTGIPSLKVRYNNVFGYSIEITNTHRDRVPLDRYDRKQTLANAERYTTKELSELEAKVLSADDRRLKLEEEEFSRLVQFVLRESHDLLKFAFALAELDVVSSLAWLAMDQRYIRPKFRGCNGSNGHQPVALFIEGSRHPVIEQTLKMPFVANDVRMENGQCLLLTGPNMAGKSTLMRQVAITVILAQMGSFVPAASAELSIFDRVSTRIGASDFLSEGLSTFMVEMKETAELLETAGDRTLVILDEIGRGTATFDGLSIAQAILEYLLTERNTLTLFATHFHELAQLEARFPKILTAHMAIAEKKGEITFLHRLEAGTAGQSYGIHVARLAGLPPQVTSRAAKILSEIEGTLSATKDDLNQVSSGDGERDPSPQLPFSFSMSVEPPKPSVDPKVRQVLTEIKSFDVDRSTPLEALGKISKWALEIPKDLH, from the coding sequence ATGCAGCAATACTGGGATGTGAAAGCTGCGCACCCTGATAAGATCATTCTTTTCAGAATGGGTGATTTCTTCGAAATGTTTCACCGCGATGCTGAAATTGCCGCACCGGTTTTGGGAATTGCGCTGACTTCCAGAAACAAGAAGTCACAAGACGAAACTCCGATGTGTGGAGTTCCCCATCATTCGGTCAGTGGTTCTATCAACAAACTTTTATTAGCTGGTTTCAAAGTTGCAATCTGTGATCAGTTGGAAGATCCAAAAAATGCCAAGGGTATTGTTAAGCGCGGTGTCACACGAACTCTTTCACCCGGAATGGTTTTCGACTCCGAGACTTTGGATGCGCGCACTGCGAACTACCTCGCTAGTTGGGATACAGATCAGAACTTGGCTTTTTTAGATGTTTCGACCGGTGAAGCTTTTTTCTTTCGAGCTGTGTCAGCTCAGCGTCGATGGGAGTTTTTGGAAAGTCTCGGGGCTGTGGAATGGGTATTGGCCTCGCCGAGTTCGGAAGATGCCGAACAAGCGCGCCGTTTTGGAAAGTCGCTCACTCATCATCCATCTCTTGATGTTGTTTCTGCCGACGGAGAGATTTTAATAAATTCGGCGGAAAACTCCGCGCCCGTTTGTGTTCGTCGACTGATTTCTTATGCTGTCAGCCAATTGTCGAACGGCGAGGGACCGCTGAAAGGAGCTGCCCGTCAATGGCTTGCCACTTTACCTCCCTTTGAAGAGCGCGGCCTTGAAAGTCGAATGGTGTTAATGAATTCGACTATTCGACATCTAGAAATCTTCGGCACCTATCGTGGCGAGCGTGAGGGATCTTTAATTCATGCCATAGACCGGACCAAAACCAGTGGCGGCGCGCGCCTTTTAAAGTCGTGGTTGCAAATGCCGTTGGTTCTGCCGGCCGAAGTTGAAGCCCGCCTTGACCGAGTCGAATCTTGGCTAGGTGCCGATAGAGAAAATCGAGAATTGCGCATCCGCTTAGCTCGGGTGGGAGATCTTCCTCGGCGTTTACAAAAAATCGGGCAACCTTCTCGGGGCCCACGGGATTTGGTTTCGCTTGCGCAGTCACTATTGGCTGGAATTGAGGCCTGGAGGGACGCTCGAAAATCAGATTCGACGCTCGATTCAAAATTTCCTTCGATCGACGCACGAATGGAAAAAGTGGCGCTCGAAATTTCACGCGTCTTGGTCGATGAGCCGCCAAATTACGTGCGACAAGGCGGAGCAATTCGTCTTGGGGCTCGCGCTGACTTGGACGAACTTATTCATCTGTCGACGGATGCTGGGCGACTTGTACTCGAGCTTGAGGGTCGAGAACGGGAATTAACGGGAATTCCCTCGCTAAAAGTGAGGTACAACAACGTCTTTGGCTATTCCATTGAAATCACGAACACCCATCGCGATCGTGTGCCGCTGGATCGCTACGATCGAAAACAGACACTGGCCAACGCTGAACGATACACCACCAAGGAGCTATCGGAACTGGAAGCCAAGGTACTTTCCGCTGACGACCGCCGGTTGAAATTGGAAGAGGAAGAGTTTTCCCGCCTAGTTCAGTTTGTTCTTCGCGAGTCGCATGATCTCTTGAAGTTTGCGTTCGCGTTGGCCGAACTTGATGTGGTTTCGTCGCTCGCATGGCTCGCGATGGATCAACGTTACATAAGGCCTAAGTTTCGCGGCTGCAATGGGTCGAATGGTCACCAACCGGTCGCTTTATTCATCGAGGGCTCACGTCACCCAGTGATTGAGCAAACCTTGAAAATGCCATTCGTCGCAAACGACGTGAGGATGGAAAACGGCCAGTGCCTTTTGTTAACAGGACCTAATATGGCGGGAAAGTCGACGCTGATGCGGCAAGTGGCAATCACCGTCATCCTCGCTCAAATGGGGTCGTTCGTTCCTGCTGCTTCTGCTGAACTTTCGATTTTTGATCGAGTTTCGACGCGCATTGGTGCCAGTGACTTTCTTTCTGAGGGACTTTCAACTTTTATGGTTGAAATGAAGGAAACGGCTGAGCTTTTAGAGACCGCTGGCGACCGAACTCTCGTCATTTTGGATGAAATTGGCCGAGGGACCGCAACTTTCGATGGCCTTAGTATCGCTCAGGCGATTTTAGAATACCTTCTGACCGAGCGAAACACGCTCACACTTTTTGCAACTCACTTTCACGAGCTCGCGCAGTTGGAAGCGCGCTTTCCAAAAATACTTACGGCCCATATGGCGATTGCAGAAAAGAAAGGTGAGATCACGTTTTTGCACCGGCTTGAAGCGGGCACAGCGGGGCAGTCATACGGAATTCATGTCGCAAGGCTTGCAGGACTTCCGCCACAAGTGACGTCGAGGGCTGCGAAAATCCTCTCTGAGATCGAGGGAACACTCTCTGCGACCAAGGACGATTTGAACCAAGTTTCCTCTGGCGACGGCGAAAGAGATCCATCTCCGCAGCTGCCTTTTAGTTTTTCTATGTCCGTCGAACCGCCGAAGCCTTCCGTTGATCCGAAAGTTCGACAAGTTTTAACGGAGATTAAAAGTTTTGATGTTGATCGCTCGACTCCGCTTGAAGCCTTGGGCAAGATCTCCAAATGGGCACTGGAAATCCCGAAAGACCTTCATTGA
- a CDS encoding HD domain-containing protein, producing the protein MGTGNPERPSLSSPVRRRGRTRFLLSEEVLTELADRYLPAPSVVPDGDEEKSSTLLYEPFARAMEDEILKRLTPTKELQLAWVESLPVALGSWARRELTPKSDLDILFAGSEAAAGLITQAAMEAGIGIRSRVPEDQSDWSVGVEMFDVLALLTARPLVEAAGPLLNEQVKKTEAGLRSKRLRILTALRRERDDRQERSNSVAGFLEPNLKYGPGGLRDLQQALQLRSIFPLRFEDRERAHAAEVYEYYRRLFLICRAKSQLAMGGGDLLSAHEQPGLAAWMGFPSAKEFMREIQKGLARVSFYADVDFAFVRATEADLKKLNRSDLDFSLLASWLEKDPSILMQAKARDLGFKLYRQAMRGTASEKKSAQAALGRILFKSVDPREDDRLAIALFRSRWIDLAVTDFKKIVGYVQHDQYHRYTVDTHLLQAIREMKRVAARPTVLGRLKELVRAMTADDWKILGWSALYHDVGKGSGKEHSDRSVVIAKQDFEKWDVPENLRPEIIWLIESHLELSVAAFRGNPASPATWRLLHAKGVKGDRLSRLAIFTAVDILATNREAYTPWKERLLFDLVRNLEKPEAVQLAKLETRLRATSRKTDWLSVLDRLDPFVVSGIPTTILAGDLEFVRVRTAEAGESIDLKLCRVARDNRLWIRFHVSRDQAGLFVKFARTLQAAGLSVRHASILSDVDVGVYDWFEVKPPRLLSVRALEAKLVALAKSVSVRTNDFVAPENQIFQSVDALSQSESEWVISFQGRDLRGALMQAAESLSHVGLSIQWAKVHTWGRQIDDVFGVTPHPNLKIDTVLHRLKSRLGLSQDATLES; encoded by the coding sequence ATGGGCACTGGAAATCCCGAAAGACCTTCATTGAGCTCTCCTGTCCGTCGCCGCGGACGAACTCGATTTCTGTTAAGCGAAGAAGTCTTAACTGAACTTGCGGATCGTTATCTTCCCGCGCCAAGTGTGGTTCCTGATGGAGACGAAGAGAAATCTTCGACGCTTTTGTATGAGCCATTCGCAAGGGCGATGGAAGATGAAATTTTAAAGCGTCTAACGCCGACCAAGGAGCTTCAGCTAGCTTGGGTCGAATCGCTTCCCGTGGCGCTAGGAAGTTGGGCAAGAAGAGAACTGACACCCAAATCCGATCTCGATATCTTGTTTGCAGGTTCCGAGGCCGCGGCAGGGCTCATCACACAGGCCGCGATGGAAGCAGGAATCGGGATCCGAAGCAGAGTCCCCGAAGATCAAAGTGATTGGTCTGTCGGTGTTGAAATGTTCGATGTTCTGGCGCTGTTGACTGCGAGACCACTGGTGGAAGCTGCGGGGCCGCTTTTAAATGAGCAGGTAAAAAAGACCGAAGCGGGTCTTCGCTCAAAGCGTTTAAGGATTTTGACGGCACTTCGGCGCGAGCGCGACGACAGACAAGAACGTTCTAACTCGGTTGCGGGATTTTTAGAGCCGAATTTGAAGTATGGCCCCGGAGGACTACGGGATCTTCAGCAGGCCTTACAGCTTCGTTCGATTTTTCCATTGCGGTTTGAGGATCGAGAACGAGCCCATGCCGCTGAAGTCTATGAGTATTATCGGAGACTGTTTTTAATTTGCCGTGCGAAGTCTCAACTAGCGATGGGCGGCGGCGATCTCTTGAGTGCGCACGAACAACCGGGCCTAGCGGCCTGGATGGGTTTCCCATCGGCGAAAGAGTTCATGCGAGAAATTCAAAAGGGCCTTGCCCGGGTCTCTTTTTATGCGGACGTCGATTTTGCATTTGTGCGCGCGACGGAAGCGGACCTAAAAAAGTTAAATCGCTCTGACCTAGATTTTAGTTTGTTGGCCTCATGGCTTGAAAAAGACCCCTCTATTTTAATGCAGGCCAAAGCAAGAGATCTTGGATTCAAACTCTATCGTCAGGCAATGCGCGGTACAGCCTCCGAAAAAAAATCGGCTCAAGCAGCGCTTGGCCGCATCCTTTTTAAATCTGTCGACCCACGAGAAGATGACCGACTTGCCATCGCGCTATTTCGCTCGCGCTGGATTGATCTCGCCGTCACCGATTTCAAAAAGATTGTCGGCTATGTTCAGCACGATCAATACCACCGCTACACCGTGGACACGCATCTTTTGCAGGCGATTCGAGAAATGAAACGTGTGGCAGCTCGGCCGACAGTCCTCGGGCGATTGAAGGAGCTAGTCCGCGCCATGACTGCGGATGATTGGAAGATTCTTGGTTGGAGCGCGCTTTACCACGATGTGGGAAAGGGAAGTGGTAAAGAGCATTCGGATAGATCCGTTGTTATTGCCAAACAGGACTTTGAGAAGTGGGACGTGCCAGAAAACCTGAGGCCCGAGATCATCTGGTTGATCGAAAGCCACCTCGAGTTATCAGTTGCAGCATTTCGTGGTAACCCCGCCTCGCCGGCGACGTGGCGGTTGCTTCATGCAAAAGGCGTTAAGGGAGACCGTCTGTCCCGGTTGGCCATCTTTACCGCGGTCGATATTTTGGCCACCAATCGAGAGGCCTACACGCCGTGGAAGGAGCGCCTTCTTTTTGATCTCGTGCGGAACCTTGAAAAGCCAGAGGCGGTACAGCTCGCTAAACTTGAAACTCGGCTAAGGGCAACGTCGCGCAAAACGGACTGGCTATCGGTTTTGGATCGCCTGGATCCATTTGTGGTATCTGGCATTCCGACTACGATCTTAGCGGGCGATCTAGAATTTGTGCGAGTTCGAACCGCAGAGGCTGGTGAGTCGATTGATCTTAAGCTCTGTCGAGTCGCCCGCGACAACCGTCTATGGATACGATTCCATGTTAGCCGCGATCAAGCAGGTCTCTTTGTGAAGTTCGCCCGCACCTTACAAGCGGCGGGATTGTCGGTTCGGCACGCAAGCATTTTGTCCGATGTAGATGTCGGGGTTTATGATTGGTTCGAAGTAAAGCCTCCACGCCTATTGAGTGTTCGTGCGCTTGAGGCGAAACTTGTTGCCTTGGCGAAATCGGTTTCGGTTCGAACAAACGACTTTGTGGCTCCTGAAAATCAGATCTTTCAAAGTGTGGATGCTTTGTCGCAAAGTGAATCCGAGTGGGTGATTAGCTTCCAAGGACGCGATCTTCGAGGGGCCTTGATGCAGGCTGCGGAATCACTTTCTCACGTCGGTCTTTCTATTCAATGGGCTAAGGTCCATACGTGGGGACGACAAATTGATGATGTTTTCGGCGTGACACCGCACCCAAATCTTAAGATTGATACAGTTTTGCATAGACTGAAGTCGCGATTAGGCCTCTCGCAAGACGCGACTTTAGAGAGCTGA
- a CDS encoding helix-turn-helix transcriptional regulator has protein sequence MLRDVLIQKGLSNREAEVAELVSKGLSNKEVANQLFVTEKTVKFHLTNIYKKMSVKSRAQLIVWCLPHLGFVDNEPAQPTRNEIPAGASAINTMPVGNTTVSGLTAGSATAAPMRTEIPSGGTGVGSGGNGDVGAFGI, from the coding sequence ATGCTCAGAGATGTGTTGATTCAAAAGGGCCTTTCGAACCGTGAAGCTGAAGTAGCTGAATTGGTTTCTAAAGGATTGTCGAACAAAGAAGTAGCTAATCAGCTCTTCGTCACTGAAAAAACAGTGAAATTTCACCTCACAAACATCTATAAAAAGATGAGCGTGAAGTCGCGTGCTCAGCTGATCGTTTGGTGCTTACCGCACCTCGGTTTCGTGGACAACGAACCAGCTCAGCCGACGCGAAACGAAATTCCAGCTGGCGCTTCGGCGATCAACACGATGCCTGTTGGTAACACAACAGTGTCAGGTCTCACGGCAGGTTCAGCTACGGCTGCTCCAATGCGCACCGAAATTCCAAGCGGTGGCACTGGTGTTGGTAGCGGCGGCAACGGCGACGTTGGCGCATTCGGTATCTGA
- a CDS encoding acyl-CoA thioesterase, with translation MTEMVMPQHTNALGSVFGGVIMSWIDICGAITAQRHARLPVVTASIDYLQFVEPVFIGWTVNLKASVNYVGKTSMEVGVRVDAENPRTGETFHTASAYLSFVALDANKVPTAIAPLEIKTKDEKRRHEDAVKRRAARLKLRGR, from the coding sequence ATGACAGAAATGGTTATGCCCCAACATACAAACGCGCTCGGTAGCGTGTTTGGGGGGGTGATCATGTCCTGGATCGATATCTGCGGTGCAATCACTGCACAAAGGCACGCAAGACTTCCGGTTGTTACAGCATCCATCGATTATCTTCAGTTCGTAGAGCCAGTCTTTATCGGCTGGACGGTAAATTTAAAGGCGAGCGTTAATTATGTTGGCAAAACGTCGATGGAAGTCGGTGTCCGCGTTGATGCAGAAAATCCGCGAACGGGCGAGACTTTCCATACCGCTAGTGCTTATTTGTCATTTGTTGCGCTCGATGCGAATAAGGTTCCGACAGCGATCGCGCCGCTCGAAATAAAAACCAAAGATGAAAAGCGTCGACATGAAGATGCCGTAAAGAGACGAGCGGCTCGCCTCAAGCTTCGCGGGCGCTAA